A stretch of DNA from Longimicrobiaceae bacterium:
TCCCACGGGATCCGACTATGGTTCGATCAGCGACAGGGCCACGAGAGCCGCGTCATGGAGGCGGTCGGCATCGGGCGCCTTCGCCATGACACGGATCCCCTGGAGAAAGGTCAGGATGAACCGGGCCGCGCTCTGAGGCTTGACCCCTTCGGCCAGCTCTCCCTGCGCCCGCGCCCGCATGAACGTCGAAGTGAGCGCGGCCTCCAGCTTATCCCAGCTCGACTCGACCAACCTCGCCATCGTCCGGTCCTCGGGGAGCAGCTCGGTGGCCGTGTTGACCACCAGGCAACCCTTCCGGGAGGCATCGTGGATCGACTCTTCCACGTACTGGTGGACCAATTGCCGGATGGCGGGCAGCACGGGGCCAGGTCGGGAAAGTAACTCCAGCGGATCCAGGCCGCGCGTCTCGAGGTACCGCTGGAGCGCCAGTCGGTAGAGCTCGCGCTTGTCGCCGAACGTCGCGTACAGGCTGGCGCGGCCGATCCCGAGATGACCCGTGAGCATCGCCAATGAGGTGCCCTCGTAGCCGTGCTCCCAGAACAGCTCCATCGCGGCATCCAGCGCCGCATCGGGGTCGAACTCCTTGGGTCGAGCCATGAGAATACGTTAAGCGATTCTATACCGATCAGTCAAGAACGCTCAGCACCCGAATGCGGGCAACTCCCACTGGAGTCCCCTGCGCCTGCAAGCCCCGCAGGCGGATTCGCCGCGGGGCTTGGTCTCCGTTCCGTCCCGCCCGCTCGAGCCGACCCGGATCTGCTCACTCGACCTAACCGGGGCGGTCAACCGACGACACCGCCGCGGCGGCAGAGGCATCGAGCAACTCCGCTCGCCGGGTCTGGCGCTCTTCACCGCCGCGCCCGGCGAGCGGGCATCACTCGATGACCTCGAACTCCCGCAACGCGTCCTCGTCGATCTCGATTCCCAGGCCGGGACGATCATCGTCGAGCTCGATGAAGCCCTCCCGTGCTCGCGGCTCGCCCTTGCACAGGTACCAGAACAGCTCGTTGCCGACCTCGACCTCCACGGGCGGAAAGTACTCAGCCATGGGGGAGTTCAGGCTGGCCATTACCACGTGGTAATTGTGCATCTGCCCGGCGTGCGGGATGACCGGAACCGAGTACGCTTCACCCAGCGCCGAGATCTTGCGCGCCTGCGAGATCCCACCCACCCGGTTGGTGTCGAACTGGATGTAGTCCACCGCCCGCCCCTCCAGCAGCTCGCGAAAGCCGTGCAGGGTGAACTCGTGCTCGCCACCTGCGATGGGGATCCGGCTGACGCGACGCAGCTCGGTGTACCCATGGATGTCGTCGGGAATGACCGGCTCCTCCAGCCAGCGCAGATTGAAGGGCTCCAGCAGGGGGAGCATCCGGCGGGCGTAGTCGAGGTTCCAGCCCATGTACGCATCGGCCATGATGTCGATCTCATCCCCCACCGTCTCCCGCACTGTGCGCACGAGGTCCACGTTGCGCTGCATCCCCGCTGCCCCATCCGCCGGCCCCCAGCCGAAGCGGAGCTTCATCGCCCGGTACCCTTCGTCGCGGTAGCGCGCCGCCTCTTCCGCCAGCTCGTCCAGCGGCACGCTGTACAGACGGCTGGCGTAGACCGGGATGCGATCCTTGGTGCGCCCGCCCAGCAGTCGATACACCGGCTGTCGGGCCGCTCTCCCCAGCAGGTCCCAGATCGCGATGTCGACCGCGCTGATGGCGACCATGCCGATCCCCTTGCGGCCGAAGGCCATGGTGCGGCGATACATGTGCTGCCAGAGGAACTCCACGTCCCAGGGATTCTGGCCGAGCAGCACCGGCTTCAGGTACAGGTCGATGATCTGCTTGCTGACGCGCGGCGCGAGGGCGGCGTTGCCGATCCCCACGTTACCATCGCTGGCGAAGACCTCAACCACCAGCCAGCCATGAAAGGTGAAGGTGCTCATCGTCGCCTCGGAGCGCGTGAGCAGGTCCATCGGGTTGGTGCAGAAGTGCGGCGGCAGTTCTGCAGTCTTGCCGCGCCACTCCACCACGCGAGTGCGAATCTCGGTGATCTTCACGGGGCGACTCCTTGAGCGACGGGCTGACTCAGCCGCACCTCGATCGGGCGTACCTTGCGAATGGTCGCCAGGATCAGCAGGAAGGCGAGCACGTGAAAGGTGCTGACGGCGGCGAAGACGGGCCCGTAGCCGGTGCCGGCGTCGAGCATCCGCCCCGCGACCATGTTGAAGACCACACCCCCCATCGCTCCCCCGAAGCCGACCAGACCCGCCACCGAGGCGACCACACGGCGCGGGAAGATGTCCGTCGGCAGGATCATGACCAGGGTGGACCAGGCCTGCTGGCCAAAGAAGGCGATGCTGAAGAGGACGATGGTGAGCTGGATCGGTGAATAGGTGACGAAGATGATGAGCGGCATCAGCGCCGCGCTCAGCCCCAGCGTGAGCTTGCGCGAGAAATCGACGGACCGCCCCCGGTTCAGCAGCCAGCTGGAGAACCAACCCGCCAGCATAGCCCCGACCCCCGCCGCGGCGTACGGAATCCAGGCGAAATAGCCCACCTGGTTGGTGTCGAAGCCGCGCACGTCGTAGAGGTATTTGGGCAGCCAGAAGAGATAGAAGTACCAGGCGGCATCGCTCAGGAACTTGCCGATCACCAGCCCCC
This window harbors:
- a CDS encoding TetR/AcrR family transcriptional regulator codes for the protein MARPKEFDPDAALDAAMELFWEHGYEGTSLAMLTGHLGIGRASLYATFGDKRELYRLALQRYLETRGLDPLELLSRPGPVLPAIRQLVHQYVEESIHDASRKGCLVVNTATELLPEDRTMARLVESSWDKLEAALTSTFMRARAQGELAEGVKPQSAARFILTFLQGIRVMAKAPDADRLHDAALVALSLIEP
- a CDS encoding L-rhamnonate dehydratase, with amino-acid sequence MKITEIRTRVVEWRGKTAELPPHFCTNPMDLLTRSEATMSTFTFHGWLVVEVFASDGNVGIGNAALAPRVSKQIIDLYLKPVLLGQNPWDVEFLWQHMYRRTMAFGRKGIGMVAISAVDIAIWDLLGRAARQPVYRLLGGRTKDRIPVYASRLYSVPLDELAEEAARYRDEGYRAMKLRFGWGPADGAAGMQRNVDLVRTVRETVGDEIDIMADAYMGWNLDYARRMLPLLEPFNLRWLEEPVIPDDIHGYTELRRVSRIPIAGGEHEFTLHGFRELLEGRAVDYIQFDTNRVGGISQARKISALGEAYSVPVIPHAGQMHNYHVVMASLNSPMAEYFPPVEVEVGNELFWYLCKGEPRAREGFIELDDDRPGLGIEIDEDALREFEVIE